In the genome of Treponema pedis, one region contains:
- a CDS encoding aminotransferase class I/II-fold pyridoxal phosphate-dependent enzyme, with amino-acid sequence MQAIILAAGMGKRLRSYTKDATKCMVSVNGKTLIEYTIEALVLNKIKRLVIVIGYKGNVLKDFISSKFNEKNLNGMEIKYIENPIYDKTNNIYSLYLACNEMSKDDTLLLESDLIFKPSIITKLIESKDKDLAVVSPFEPWMDGTCTLLDENNYIISILDKAHFNWQDTGSYFKTVNIYKFSKEFTSQYYIPFLEAYQKAFGKNEYYEQVLKALSFLSASVLKGLVVNGDDWYEIDDPADLAIAEDRFKTGKEKLYNLQKRFGGYWRFPQLKDFCYLVNPYFPPENLVHEMTASFKTLLTEYPSGAYQQSLLAAKIFNVSPEHIIVGNGAAELISSLAKQITGKVAVPFPTFNEYPERLTNAEIIPIRTSKEDFRYTLYDIMECVNKENPGTVILINPDNPSGNFLGKDEVLKLCGFLREKNIMLIFDESFIDFAEKEKRYSLIDEKILADYTNLAVIKSISKSYGVPGLRLGVLACADCGYVNKIKKENSIWNINSFGEYFLQIYDKYGKTYHAACDSIAYERKHFIKELSAIKGISVFPSEANYVLCKLDDGVCPETLAVYLLEKYGIFIKDLSSKKGFEHGNYIRLAVRDEKDNNYIVGALKEVLPELNKA; translated from the coding sequence ATGCAGGCAATAATTCTTGCGGCGGGAATGGGTAAAAGACTGAGGTCTTACACAAAAGATGCAACAAAATGTATGGTTTCCGTGAACGGGAAAACATTAATCGAATACACAATAGAAGCCCTTGTTTTAAATAAGATAAAACGGCTTGTTATTGTTATCGGATATAAGGGTAACGTATTAAAAGATTTTATTTCTTCCAAATTTAATGAAAAAAATTTAAACGGAATGGAAATAAAATATATTGAAAATCCCATATATGATAAAACAAACAATATTTATTCTCTTTATCTTGCCTGTAATGAAATGTCAAAAGACGACACTCTTCTCCTTGAAAGCGATTTAATTTTTAAACCTTCAATTATAACAAAACTTATTGAAAGCAAAGATAAAGACCTTGCGGTGGTTTCGCCTTTTGAGCCGTGGATGGACGGAACCTGTACTTTGCTTGATGAAAATAATTATATAATAAGTATTTTGGATAAGGCTCATTTTAATTGGCAGGATACGGGAAGTTATTTTAAAACCGTAAACATTTATAAATTTTCAAAAGAATTTACGAGTCAATATTATATTCCGTTTCTTGAAGCTTATCAAAAGGCCTTCGGTAAAAATGAATATTATGAGCAAGTGCTGAAAGCTCTTTCATTTTTATCAGCTTCCGTTTTAAAAGGTTTGGTTGTAAACGGAGATGATTGGTATGAAATAGATGACCCTGCGGATTTGGCAATTGCCGAAGACCGTTTTAAAACAGGAAAAGAAAAATTATATAATTTGCAAAAGCGGTTCGGAGGTTATTGGAGATTCCCGCAGTTAAAAGATTTTTGCTATCTGGTAAATCCGTATTTCCCGCCTGAAAACTTGGTGCATGAAATGACTGCAAGTTTTAAAACCTTGCTTACGGAGTACCCCAGCGGTGCATATCAGCAAAGTTTGCTTGCTGCAAAAATTTTTAATGTAAGTCCCGAACATATTATTGTCGGGAATGGAGCTGCGGAACTTATTTCATCGTTGGCAAAACAAATCACGGGTAAGGTCGCTGTTCCGTTCCCTACATTTAATGAATATCCCGAAAGACTTACAAATGCGGAAATTATTCCTATACGTACCTCTAAAGAAGATTTCCGCTATACATTATATGATATAATGGAATGCGTAAATAAAGAAAACCCCGGGACGGTTATTTTAATTAATCCCGATAATCCTTCGGGTAATTTTTTAGGAAAAGATGAAGTTTTAAAACTATGCGGGTTTTTACGCGAAAAAAATATTATGCTTATTTTTGATGAATCGTTTATAGATTTTGCGGAAAAAGAAAAACGCTACTCTTTAATCGATGAAAAAATATTGGCTGATTATACGAATCTTGCCGTTATAAAATCTATAAGTAAAAGCTACGGGGTACCGGGTTTGCGTTTGGGGGTTTTAGCTTGTGCGGATTGCGGATATGTCAACAAAATAAAAAAAGAAAATTCTATTTGGAATATAAACTCTTTCGGAGAATATTTTTTGCAGATTTATGATAAGTACGGTAAAACTTATCATGCGGCCTGTGATTCTATAGCATACGAAAGAAAACATTTTATTAAAGAGCTTTCCGCAATAAAAGGCATTTCCGTTTTTCCGAGTGAAGCAAATTACGTATTATGTAAACTCGATGACGGTGTTTGTCCCGAAACTCTTGCGGTTTACCTGCTGGAAAAATACGGGATTTTTATAAAAGACCTGTCTTCAAAAAAAGGTTTTGAACATGGAAACTATATCCGCCTTG
- a CDS encoding DUF1015 domain-containing protein, whose translation MNIFEKYALKTPDILLPGKLTDFSVWAVIACDQYTQDKEYWDKVQSITKNKHSARHIILPEFYLHNLSEKQRQEEVIKIHNNMQNYIKNAVFAEPISSMIYIERKTFYGRTRKGLITCIDLEKYDWKKSSKAEIRATEATILDRLPPRMEIRRTAPIELPHIMLLANDYDNILIGELEKNIHKTEVSPIYNFDLMMNAGSISGWAIPQELSSAVIKPALEKLYKNNTGEDGSTFMFAVGDGNHSLAAAKAVWEEFKQKTGSIPAEDGSVSIPKSIENHPLRYALVEIVNLYDSGLTFEPIHRILFDTDGKKLTDFIQSKLGGTVIKCKSEEELLNKVESSTSSFGFISEREGLICLETNLDCLAISAIQPLLDEFTGSEKKIDYIHGTDEAFRLSEKVNSVSVLLPPISKMNFFSTIAEYGSLPRKSFSMGEASEKRFYLECRSLS comes from the coding sequence ATGAACATATTCGAAAAATACGCTTTAAAAACTCCGGATATTTTACTTCCGGGTAAACTTACGGATTTTTCCGTTTGGGCTGTAATAGCCTGCGACCAATATACACAAGATAAAGAGTATTGGGATAAAGTACAATCCATTACAAAAAATAAACACTCCGCACGGCATATTATTTTACCGGAATTTTACTTGCACAATCTCTCGGAAAAACAGAGACAAGAAGAAGTCATAAAAATACATAATAATATGCAAAATTATATTAAAAATGCCGTTTTTGCGGAGCCTATTTCTTCCATGATTTATATTGAAAGAAAGACTTTTTACGGACGTACCCGAAAAGGGCTTATTACATGCATAGATTTGGAAAAATATGATTGGAAAAAATCTTCTAAAGCGGAAATACGGGCTACGGAGGCAACTATATTGGATAGACTCCCTCCGCGTATGGAAATAAGACGGACTGCTCCGATTGAACTTCCCCATATTATGCTCCTTGCAAACGACTATGATAATATTCTTATCGGAGAACTGGAAAAAAATATTCATAAAACAGAGGTCTCTCCTATATATAATTTTGATTTAATGATGAATGCCGGAAGCATTTCAGGCTGGGCTATTCCGCAAGAATTATCTTCCGCGGTAATAAAACCCGCACTTGAAAAACTTTATAAAAATAATACCGGTGAAGACGGTTCGACATTTATGTTTGCAGTAGGAGACGGGAACCATTCACTTGCCGCTGCAAAGGCAGTATGGGAAGAATTTAAACAAAAAACAGGCTCTATTCCGGCGGAAGACGGCTCCGTATCAATTCCTAAAAGTATTGAAAACCATCCTCTCAGATACGCATTAGTGGAAATAGTAAATCTATACGATTCGGGACTCACCTTTGAGCCGATTCACCGTATACTTTTCGATACCGACGGCAAAAAACTGACGGATTTTATACAATCAAAATTAGGCGGTACGGTGATAAAATGTAAATCCGAAGAAGAACTTTTGAATAAAGTCGAATCTTCAACATCATCTTTCGGCTTTATTTCCGAACGGGAAGGATTGATTTGTTTGGAAACAAATCTTGATTGTCTTGCAATAAGCGCAATTCAGCCGCTTTTAGATGAGTTTACAGGTTCAGAGAAAAAGATAGATTATATTCACGGAACCGATGAAGCCTTTCGCCTTTCGGAAAAGGTAAATTCCGTATCGGTTCTTTTACCGCCCATATCAAAAATGAACTTTTTTTCTACAATTGCGGAATACGGCTCGCTACCGCGCAAAAGTTTTTCTATGGGAGAGGCCAGCGAAAAACGCTTTTATCTTGAATGCAGAAGTCTTAGTTAA
- the ruvB gene encoding Holliday junction branch migration DNA helicase RuvB: protein MENFDVVRPEEQAGDDKDRALRPKLLADFRGQSKAKENLAVFIKAARERGESLDHLFLIGPPGLGKTTLAQITANELGVDFKVTGAPALDKPKDLAGILTTLTERSVFFIDEIHRLKPAIEEMLYIAMEDYELDWIIGQGPGARTVRIPIPPFTLIGATTRAGMVSSPLISRFGIVQRFEFYSYEELSSIICRSASILEIKIKEAAALALAKCSRGTPRVANRLLRRMRDFAQVAGKAQIDEAVVVAGLKQLNIDKLGLETYDRQILSSIIENYGGGPVGAETLAISIGESQDTLEDYYEPYLIQSGLIQRTPRGRTVTDKAYTHLGLKPPVKLNQVSQENSLFD from the coding sequence ATGGAAAATTTTGATGTTGTACGGCCTGAAGAACAGGCGGGAGACGATAAGGATAGGGCTCTCAGACCTAAACTTTTAGCTGATTTTAGAGGTCAAAGTAAGGCTAAGGAAAATCTTGCGGTTTTTATTAAGGCTGCCCGCGAGCGCGGTGAAAGTTTGGACCATTTGTTTTTAATAGGGCCTCCAGGTCTCGGAAAGACTACTCTTGCGCAAATTACGGCAAACGAACTCGGTGTTGATTTTAAGGTTACGGGAGCGCCCGCCTTGGATAAGCCTAAAGATTTAGCCGGTATTTTAACGACCCTAACCGAAAGAAGCGTGTTTTTTATCGATGAAATTCACAGATTAAAACCTGCAATCGAAGAAATGCTTTATATTGCAATGGAAGATTACGAGCTTGATTGGATAATAGGGCAGGGGCCGGGAGCCAGAACAGTGCGTATTCCGATTCCGCCTTTTACATTGATAGGAGCTACTACCAGAGCCGGCATGGTTTCAAGCCCGCTTATAAGCCGTTTCGGAATTGTGCAGCGCTTTGAATTTTACTCTTATGAAGAGCTTTCATCAATTATTTGCCGTTCGGCTTCCATTTTGGAAATAAAGATAAAAGAGGCCGCCGCTTTAGCTTTAGCAAAATGCTCGCGCGGAACGCCTCGTGTAGCAAACCGTCTTTTACGCCGTATGCGCGACTTTGCGCAAGTTGCAGGAAAGGCTCAAATTGATGAAGCCGTAGTTGTTGCGGGTTTAAAACAGCTTAACATAGATAAACTCGGGCTTGAAACCTATGACAGGCAGATTCTAAGCTCAATTATAGAAAATTACGGCGGAGGTCCTGTAGGGGCTGAAACCCTTGCAATTTCCATAGGTGAATCGCAGGATACACTGGAAGATTACTACGAGCCTTATTTAATTCAATCCGGGCTTATTCAGCGAACCCCGCGCGGCAGAACGGTTACCGATAAGGCTTATACCCATTTAGGTTTAAAGCCTCCGGTAAAACTTAACCAAGTTTCTCAAGAGAATTCTTTATTTGACTAA
- a CDS encoding iron-containing alcohol dehydrogenase yields the protein MGLYDEITEQLKSKNIFFKELSGISPNPRITEVEEGVKTVRENNLDFILPVGGGSTIDCAKAVSACVNYRGDAWDIITGKAVIQKTLPIGTVLTIAATGSEMNCGAVISNLKTKEKLGFADKLLLPKFSVLNPEYTFSVPKIQTAAGTADIMSHTFECYFSLNDGAFLQDRFAESILKTCIKYGPIAIREPENYEARANLLWANSWAINGLLDGGKNTAWSVHPMEHELSAFYDITHGIGLAILTPHWLSHCLNSSTVEKIADYGKNVWNLPQDEDVYKTAQDAIQKTHNFFVSLGIPMTLKDVNIREEHLEEMAEAAIRHRGKNGKIYGFQELTEKDVLAIYKAAM from the coding sequence ATCGGACTTTATGATGAGATTACGGAGCAGCTTAAATCGAAGAATATCTTTTTTAAAGAGCTTTCCGGTATTTCTCCCAATCCCCGTATTACCGAAGTGGAAGAGGGTGTAAAAACCGTACGTGAAAACAATCTGGATTTTATTTTGCCGGTCGGCGGCGGCAGTACTATTGATTGTGCAAAAGCCGTTTCAGCTTGCGTAAATTATCGGGGGGATGCTTGGGACATTATTACCGGAAAAGCCGTAATACAAAAGACTCTTCCGATAGGAACCGTTTTAACCATTGCCGCTACAGGTTCCGAAATGAATTGCGGTGCCGTTATTTCGAATCTTAAAACAAAAGAAAAACTGGGGTTTGCCGATAAACTGCTTTTGCCTAAATTTTCCGTGCTTAACCCCGAGTATACTTTTTCGGTTCCTAAAATACAAACTGCGGCAGGTACCGCCGATATTATGAGCCATACATTTGAATGTTATTTTAGCTTAAATGACGGAGCTTTTTTGCAGGACCGCTTTGCGGAAAGTATTTTAAAAACCTGTATAAAATACGGCCCCATCGCAATAAGGGAACCCGAAAATTACGAAGCCAGAGCCAATTTATTGTGGGCGAATTCTTGGGCAATTAACGGTCTTCTTGACGGGGGAAAAAATACGGCATGGTCCGTTCACCCTATGGAGCACGAGTTAAGCGCATTTTACGATATTACCCACGGTATAGGTCTTGCAATCTTAACTCCTCATTGGCTTTCTCATTGTTTAAATTCTTCTACCGTAGAAAAAATTGCGGATTACGGAAAAAATGTGTGGAACCTTCCGCAAGATGAAGATGTTTACAAAACGGCTCAAGATGCGATTCAAAAAACACATAATTTCTTCGTTTCGCTGGGTATTCCCATGACGCTTAAAGATGTAAATATAAGGGAAGAACATTTGGAAGAGATGGCGGAAGCTGCAATAAGGCACCGCGGAAAAAACGGAAAAATTTACGGTTTTCAGGAACTTACGGAAAAAGACGTGCTTGCAATTTATAAGGCGGCAATGTAA
- a CDS encoding glucose-1-phosphate adenylyltransferase: MAKVLSIILGGGKGTRLFPLTKHRSKPAVPFGGKHRIIDIPLSNCINSGFRNIYIVTQFNSASLHLHIAKAYTFDTFSNGFVEILAAEQTFDNTGWYKGTADAVRKNLHHFRHDKPTHYLILAGDQLYRMDLKNFLKFHEESGSDITVACTPVTREDASGFGIMKVNEHSQITEFMEKPGTEKDINTWKIPYSSAIKPDNPQKEYLASMGIYIFSAKVMEECLDSKYTDFGKEVIPESLSKYKVSAFPHNGYWTDIGTIRSFYEATLDLTEIQPKFDFYDAQSPIYTHNRSLPTSKINSAELKRANCSDGCVITNAVIHHSVIGVRSVIETGSFIEDTICMGADYYESGEEKELNKKNGLPNIGIGNNCKIRSAIIDKNVRIGDNVSIGNGNIPPDGDYGTYHVVDGIYVIIKNSVIQNNTVI; encoded by the coding sequence ATGGCAAAGGTTCTATCTATAATTTTAGGCGGAGGAAAGGGCACAAGACTTTTTCCTCTTACAAAACACCGCTCAAAACCTGCGGTTCCGTTCGGAGGGAAACACCGCATTATCGACATTCCGCTTTCAAACTGTATAAATTCGGGGTTTAGAAACATTTACATTGTAACTCAATTTAATTCCGCATCTCTTCATCTTCACATTGCAAAGGCCTATACCTTCGATACCTTTTCAAACGGATTCGTTGAAATTTTAGCCGCGGAACAAACCTTCGATAATACCGGTTGGTATAAAGGTACAGCCGATGCCGTACGCAAAAACCTTCATCATTTCAGACACGATAAACCTACTCATTATCTTATTCTTGCAGGCGACCAGCTCTACAGAATGGACTTAAAAAATTTTCTAAAATTTCATGAAGAATCGGGGTCGGATATCACCGTAGCCTGTACGCCCGTAACCCGCGAAGATGCCTCCGGTTTCGGTATAATGAAAGTAAACGAACATTCTCAAATAACCGAGTTTATGGAAAAACCTGGAACGGAAAAAGATATAAACACATGGAAAATTCCTTACAGCTCCGCAATAAAACCGGATAACCCTCAAAAAGAATATCTTGCTTCAATGGGAATTTATATTTTCAGCGCAAAAGTAATGGAAGAGTGTTTAGACAGTAAATATACCGATTTCGGAAAAGAAGTAATACCGGAATCGCTTAGTAAATATAAGGTATCTGCCTTTCCGCATAATGGTTATTGGACCGATATAGGAACAATACGTTCTTTTTATGAGGCTACTTTGGATTTAACCGAAATACAACCGAAATTCGATTTTTACGATGCACAAAGCCCGATTTATACGCACAACAGAAGTTTACCCACTTCAAAAATCAATTCCGCGGAATTAAAAAGAGCAAATTGCAGCGACGGCTGTGTAATAACAAATGCGGTCATTCACCATTCGGTAATCGGAGTACGCTCCGTAATTGAAACCGGCAGTTTTATAGAAGATACAATTTGTATGGGAGCCGATTATTATGAAAGCGGCGAAGAAAAAGAATTAAACAAAAAAAACGGTTTACCGAATATAGGTATCGGGAATAATTGTAAAATACGCTCCGCCATTATCGACAAAAATGTCCGCATAGGCGACAATGTTTCAATAGGTAACGGAAACATTCCGCCTGACGGAGATTACGGTACTTATCATGTTGTAGACGGTATTTACGTAATAATAAAAAATTCCGTAATACAAAACAATACGGTAATTTAA
- a CDS encoding ATP-dependent Clp protease ATP-binding subunit, with protein MFQGLSQNAHKLLNIFVQQEAGKVNADFFQPEHVLLALIKNKTGRGYEILQNLNIDILNLQLAVEQNIFVRQGERIIGEIPPSRRIKTLIDIAAIESRTMRHNYIGTEHILIALSREDNSILSQFFVRHNIFLDDVRNAALKLTSNPDWRQKGSPFDKPAETQKRKDSTLMEFGRDLTDIVRDGKSDPVIGREKEIGRLVQILSRRTKNNPVLVGEPGIGKTAIIEGLAYAITNEQVPHNLLNKRLVSLDLGSVIAGTKYRGQFEERLKQIITEIKEDKNIILFIDELHNLVGTGGSQGAMDAANILKPALARGEIQCIGATTVDEYRRYFQNDGALERRFQTINIKEPSPEETFEILLGVKSKYETHHNVIYGDEILHKIIEYSKRYITDRFFPDKAIDVLDEIGAMKKTVLDKRPAELFQVEEKIKKLTEEKTELVALQNYEKAALIRDEVLVLKNDLAEIKMRWLNPPEHPAHRIDENDVAQVISVMTDIPVTKLTADETKRILQIESELKKSVVGQDEPVEIISNSIRRSRAGISSPDRPIGSFLFLGPTGVGKTLLAKTLAGFLFGTKDSLIRIDMSDYMEKHNAARLIGAPPGYIGFENGGFLTEKIRRNPYSVVLLDEVEKAHPDVFNILLQILEEGELRDSRGKIVNFKNTVILMTSNAGSKSIIKEQQLGFNPSGSGVMDYSEIKANAMNEIKKFLPPEFINRIDDILVFKPLTEENIKHIFKLEMEKFKARLSEKQLFIEVSQAAQKYFIENGYNPSYGARPMRRLLQTKIEDVLAVKIIEEEFVKNSTAFIDCVNGEICITVNKENKFENDNLHSLPEPMKVAAEYTEN; from the coding sequence ATGTTTCAAGGGCTTTCGCAAAATGCGCATAAATTATTAAACATTTTCGTACAGCAAGAGGCGGGAAAAGTAAATGCGGATTTTTTTCAGCCGGAACATGTGTTATTGGCGTTGATAAAAAATAAAACCGGGCGCGGTTACGAAATATTACAAAATCTTAATATCGATATCTTAAATTTACAGCTTGCGGTGGAGCAAAATATTTTTGTAAGACAAGGTGAGCGGATTATAGGCGAAATTCCGCCTTCGCGCAGAATTAAAACTCTCATCGATATTGCCGCAATAGAATCCAGAACAATGAGGCATAATTATATCGGTACCGAGCATATTTTAATTGCTCTTTCAAGAGAAGATAACTCAATTTTGTCGCAGTTTTTTGTAAGGCATAATATTTTTCTTGACGATGTAAGAAATGCGGCTTTAAAACTTACTTCCAATCCGGATTGGAGGCAAAAAGGCTCTCCTTTCGATAAACCCGCAGAAACACAAAAACGTAAAGATTCAACCTTAATGGAATTCGGAAGGGATTTAACCGATATTGTTCGGGACGGAAAATCGGACCCCGTAATAGGCAGAGAAAAAGAAATAGGGCGTCTTGTTCAAATTCTTTCAAGGCGTACAAAAAATAATCCCGTACTTGTAGGCGAACCCGGAATAGGAAAAACCGCAATTATCGAAGGCTTGGCTTATGCGATAACGAACGAGCAAGTGCCTCATAATCTTTTAAATAAAAGGCTTGTTTCTTTAGACTTAGGCTCCGTAATTGCCGGGACAAAATATCGCGGTCAGTTTGAAGAGCGGTTAAAGCAAATTATTACCGAAATAAAAGAAGATAAAAACATCATTTTATTTATTGATGAATTGCATAACCTCGTAGGTACGGGCGGGTCGCAAGGCGCTATGGACGCTGCAAATATTTTAAAGCCCGCTTTAGCGCGTGGTGAAATACAGTGTATAGGCGCTACAACCGTCGATGAATACCGAAGGTATTTTCAAAATGACGGAGCGTTGGAGCGCCGCTTTCAAACTATAAATATAAAAGAACCGAGCCCTGAAGAAACATTTGAAATCCTTTTAGGTGTAAAATCGAAGTATGAGACTCATCATAATGTCATTTACGGCGATGAAATTTTGCATAAAATAATAGAGTATTCCAAACGGTATATTACCGACAGATTTTTTCCCGATAAAGCTATAGATGTTTTAGATGAAATAGGCGCTATGAAAAAAACCGTTTTGGATAAACGTCCTGCAGAGCTTTTTCAAGTCGAAGAAAAGATAAAAAAACTTACGGAAGAAAAAACGGAATTGGTTGCGCTTCAAAATTATGAAAAAGCGGCTTTGATACGAGATGAAGTATTGGTTTTAAAAAACGACCTTGCGGAAATTAAAATGCGCTGGCTGAATCCGCCTGAACACCCCGCTCACCGCATAGATGAAAACGATGTTGCTCAGGTTATTTCCGTTATGACGGATATTCCCGTTACGAAACTTACAGCGGACGAAACAAAACGCATTTTACAAATTGAAAGCGAGTTAAAAAAATCGGTTGTGGGACAGGATGAACCCGTAGAGATTATTTCAAATTCAATACGGAGGTCCCGTGCAGGTATTTCCTCTCCCGATAGACCTATAGGTTCTTTTTTATTTTTAGGTCCTACGGGAGTAGGAAAAACCTTGCTTGCAAAAACGCTTGCCGGCTTTTTATTCGGAACAAAAGATTCTTTGATAAGAATAGATATGAGCGATTATATGGAAAAACACAATGCGGCACGGTTAATAGGAGCTCCTCCCGGATATATCGGATTTGAAAACGGAGGCTTTTTAACGGAAAAGATAAGGCGCAATCCTTATTCAGTTGTCCTGTTGGACGAAGTCGAAAAGGCTCACCCCGATGTATTTAATATTCTTTTACAAATTTTAGAAGAAGGAGAACTTAGGGACAGCCGCGGAAAAATAGTTAATTTTAAAAATACCGTTATTTTAATGACGAGTAATGCAGGTTCAAAGTCCATAATTAAAGAGCAGCAGTTGGGCTTTAATCCTTCAGGTTCGGGTGTTATGGATTATTCTGAAATAAAAGCTAATGCGATGAATGAAATTAAAAAATTTTTACCTCCTGAATTTATAAACCGTATTGACGACATTTTGGTATTTAAACCGCTTACCGAAGAAAATATAAAACATATTTTTAAATTGGAAATGGAAAAATTTAAAGCCCGCCTTTCGGAAAAACAGTTATTTATAGAAGTTTCGCAAGCGGCTCAAAAATATTTTATAGAAAACGGATATAATCCTTCTTACGGTGCAAGACCCATGCGCCGTCTTTTGCAGACAAAAATAGAAGATGTTTTAGCGGTTAAAATTATCGAAGAAGAATTTGTAAAAAATTCAACGGCATTTATAGACTGTGTAAACGGTGAAATTTGTATAACCGTAAACAAAGAAAATAAGTTTGAAAACGACAACTTACATTCTTTACCGGAGCCTATGAAGGTTGCAGCGGAATATACTGAAAATTAA
- a CDS encoding ATP--guanido phosphotransferase produces MKVKLDGWYSETGEQNDVVLFTRCNIARNISGFLFPLLISHIDSQEITSLLFSFFDTLEDSAYFKKIKLDAIDPLAVKLLEERGILFSKLPVEADKALVVHDNGSLYTGINMEDHINISSFAAGFDVHAALAPASDLEDRMQNKFVFSAVEDAGFITSDITGIGSGIKYSALCSLPGILLSNKLSSVVEFARECGLNVSGYYAANSKESIGFLFAISTGICAGGDETVQLAEFVSGVQNIIDRERSLRKSFAEENKLKTEDMIFRASAIFKYAKLMEFKEAADIIFKIKLGLNLNLIEGITHEQCNSMLFKIQMGHLAFLLLNDNMFDKSITESSIEECRANLIKDICSKIRIKE; encoded by the coding sequence ATGAAAGTGAAACTTGACGGTTGGTACAGTGAAACGGGAGAGCAAAATGATGTTGTTTTATTTACGAGATGTAATATTGCTCGGAATATTTCAGGGTTTTTATTCCCGCTTTTAATTTCGCATATAGATTCGCAAGAAATTACTTCGCTCCTTTTTTCTTTTTTTGATACGCTTGAAGATTCGGCTTATTTTAAAAAGATAAAACTTGATGCAATCGACCCTCTTGCGGTAAAACTTCTTGAAGAGCGCGGTATCCTTTTCAGCAAATTGCCGGTTGAAGCGGATAAAGCCTTGGTAGTACATGATAACGGTTCTTTGTATACCGGAATAAACATGGAGGACCATATAAATATTTCTTCATTTGCCGCAGGTTTTGATGTGCATGCAGCCCTTGCTCCCGCTTCCGATTTGGAAGATAGAATGCAAAATAAGTTTGTATTTTCCGCCGTAGAAGATGCAGGGTTTATAACTTCGGATATAACCGGAATAGGCTCCGGTATAAAATACTCTGCTTTATGTTCTCTTCCCGGAATTCTATTATCGAATAAATTAAGCTCTGTAGTGGAATTTGCAAGGGAATGCGGGTTAAATGTTTCAGGCTACTATGCTGCCAATTCAAAAGAATCGATAGGGTTTCTTTTTGCAATTTCTACAGGGATTTGCGCGGGAGGAGATGAAACTGTTCAACTTGCGGAATTTGTTTCCGGTGTTCAAAATATTATTGACAGGGAACGCTCTTTACGTAAAAGTTTTGCCGAGGAAAATAAGTTAAAAACGGAAGATATGATTTTCCGTGCTTCTGCAATTTTTAAATATGCAAAACTTATGGAATTTAAAGAAGCTGCGGATATTATTTTTAAAATCAAACTTGGTTTAAATTTAAATCTTATTGAAGGAATTACTCATGAGCAATGCAATTCTATGTTGTTTAAAATTCAAATGGGACATCTTGCATTTTTATTGTTAAACGATAATATGTTTGATAAATCAATTACGGAATCTTCTATAGAAGAGTGCAGAGCAAACCTTATTAAAGATATTTGCTCTAAAATCCGAATTAAAGAATAG
- a CDS encoding UvrB/UvrC motif-containing protein, with protein sequence MICDMCKKNEAAVSIEQISDGAKKNIYLCRDCAAKFGFGIFSEKMDISIKNIFNNYELNKKLEFENSPVCPHCGQKLLDIRFKQKIGCVNCFSAFKNEIAEILKQKKKDLRYTGVIQKSKVIGFENKLIAAELRQKLRKAIEAEEYEKAAFLRDELKALEKKYESET encoded by the coding sequence ATGATTTGCGATATGTGTAAAAAAAACGAAGCAGCCGTTTCTATCGAGCAAATTTCTGACGGCGCTAAAAAAAATATTTATTTATGCAGAGATTGCGCTGCAAAATTCGGATTCGGAATTTTTTCCGAAAAAATGGATATTTCAATTAAAAATATCTTTAATAATTATGAGCTTAACAAAAAACTCGAATTTGAAAATTCTCCCGTGTGTCCGCACTGCGGTCAAAAGCTTTTAGATATAAGATTTAAACAAAAAATCGGCTGTGTAAATTGTTTTTCGGCCTTTAAAAATGAAATTGCGGAAATTTTAAAGCAAAAGAAAAAAGATTTGCGGTATACCGGAGTAATTCAAAAATCAAAGGTAATCGGTTTTGAAAATAAGCTTATTGCAGCTGAACTCAGGCAAAAGTTACGTAAGGCAATTGAAGCGGAAGAATACGAAAAGGCGGCTTTTTTGCGCGATGAGTTAAAAGCTTTGGAGAAAAAATATGAAAGTGAAACTTGA